One genomic window of Eptesicus fuscus isolate TK198812 chromosome 6, DD_ASM_mEF_20220401, whole genome shotgun sequence includes the following:
- the LOC103295772 gene encoding ADP-ribosylation factor-like protein 1: MGGFFSSIFSSLFETREMRILILRLDRAGKTTNLYILQVGEVGTTIPTIGFNIQEMITYKNHKFQVWDLGGQTSVRPYWRCYSITDAAISVVDSCDRDGTGISRSELGAMLEEEELRKAILVVFANKQDMEQAMAPSEMANSLGLPALKD; the protein is encoded by the coding sequence ATGGGTGGCTTTTTCTCAAGTATATTTTCGAGTCTATTTGAAACCCGGGAAATGAGGATTTTAATTTTGAGATTAGATAGAGCAGGAAAAACTACaaatttgtatatattacaaGTTGGAGAGGTTGGTACTACTATTCCTACCATTGGATTTAACATACAAGAGATGATAACATACAAGAACCATAAATTTCAAGTCTGGGATTTAGGAGGACAGACCAGTGTCAGGCCATACTGGAGATGTTATTCAATCACAGATGCTGCCATTTCTGTAGTAGACAGTTGTGACAGAGATGGAACTGGCATTTCCAGATCAGAGTTAGGTGCCATGTTGGAGGAAGAAGAGCTGAGAAAAGCCATTTTGGTGGTGTTTGCAAATAAGCAGGACATGGAACAGGCTATGGCTCCCTCAGAGATGGCAAATTCACTAGGGTTACCTGCCTTGAAGGACTGA
- the NMUR2 gene encoding neuromedin-U receptor 2 produces the protein MSMMEKYENVSWIPQQELEDPFKKYLNSTEDYLTFVCGPQRSHLFLPVTVVYTLIFVVGVAGNLLVCLVILRHQTMKTPTNYYLFSLAISDLLVLLLGMPLEVYEMWRNYPFLFGPVGCYFKTALFETVCFASILSVTTVSVERYVAILHPFRAKLECTRRRALRVLGIIWVFSVLFSLPNTSLHGIKLHYFPNGSLVPGSATCTVIKPMWIYNFIIQATSFLFYILPMTVISVLYYLMGLRLKKDQTLEADKITANIQRPYRKSVTKMLFVLVLVFAICWTPFHIDRLFFSFVEEWTESLAVVFNLIHVVSGVFFYLSSAVNPIIYNLLSRRFRAAFRSVISPSCKQWHPQHHPQGPPVQRNIFLTECHLMELTEEAGPHFPCQLSISSSHLHTVHYSGQTP, from the exons ATGTCAATGATGGAAAAATATGAGAATGTCTCCTGGATCCCCCAGCAGGAACTGGAAGATCCATTCAAgaaatatctgaacagcacagaGGACTACCTGACCTTTGTCTGTGGCCCTCAGCGCAGCCACCTCTTCCTCCCGGTGACTGTGGTGTACACCCTGATTTTTGTGGTCGGGGTCGCTGGCAATCTCCTGGTGTGCCTGGTGATTCTTCGGCACCAGACTATGAAGACACCCACCAACTACTACCTCTTCAGCTTGGCTATCTCGGACCTTCTGGTCCTGCTCCTTGGGATGCCCCTGGAAGTCTATGAGATGTGGCGTAACTACCCCTTCCTGTTTGGGCCCGTGGGCTGCTACTTCAAGACGGCCCTCTTTGAGACTGTGTGCTTCGCCTCCATCCTCAGTGTCACCACGGTCAGCGTGGAGCGCTACGTGGCCATCCTCCACCCTTTCCGCGCCAAGCTGGAGTGCACCCGGAGGAGGGCCCTCAGGGTCCTGGGCATCATCTGGGtcttctctgttctcttctcTCTGCCCAACACCAGCCTCCATGGCATCAAGCTCCACTACTTCCCCAATGGGTCTTTGGTCCCGGGCTCTGCCACCTGTACGGTCATCAAGCCCATGTGGATCTATAATTTCATTATCCAGgccacctccttcctcttctaCATCCTCCCCATGACTGTCATCAGTGTCCTCTACTACCTCATGGGGCTCAGA CTAAAGAAAGACCAAACCCTTGAGGCAGACAAAATAACTGCAAATATTCAAAGACCCTACAGAAAATCAGTCACCAAAATGTTAT TTGTCTTGGTCTTAGTGTTTGCTATCTGTTGGACCCCATTCCACATTGATCGGCTCTTCTTCAGCTTTGTGGAGGAGTGGACTGAATCCCTGGCTGTTGTGTTCAACCTCATCCATGTGGTGTCAG GTGTCTTCTTCTATCTGAGCTCAGCTGTCAACCCCATTATCTATAACCTACTCTCTCGCCGCTTCCGAGCAGCGTTCCGGAGTGTGATCTCTCCTTCCTGCAAACAGTGGCacccccagcatcacccacaagGGCCACCTGTCCAGCGGAACATCTTCCTGACAGAATGTCACCTTATGGAGCTGACTGAAGAGGCGGGCCCCCACTTCCCCTGTCAACTGTCCATCAGCAGCTCTCACCTCCACACAGTGCACTATTCGGGACAGACCCCGTGA